The following proteins are co-located in the Bacillus pumilus genome:
- a CDS encoding FMN-binding glutamate synthase family protein: protein MTTTLIVIAALLVICLIVPIILLIWIWMRDEKQEEHSVLRNYPVIGKLRFIFEKIGPELRQYLFLNDREELPFSRREYEQAVMSGKYNSRTMGFGSKRDFDKPGYYIRNVLFPKQRNELRIDQSEKIQTKVYQIDQDNLLRRSEHIKEVEAKPYYLHEEDVQIIGEKTCRKPFHVKGLIGQSAMSYGSLGDRAITALSSGLKMAGGTWMNTGEGGLSPYHLKGGADIICQIGPGLFGVRTEDGAFSFEEFKKKSEHEEVKAFELKLAQGAKTRGGHIDGEKVTEEIAHIRKLPPHQSIDSPNRFEMFNSIPDMFDFIEQLRSIGGKPVGIKLVVGHKEDIEELSSYMKKSGKHPDFITVDGGEGGTGASFHELADSAGLPIFTALPMVHQILKEYGVRDQLKLFASGKLLSPDKIAIALSMGADFVNIARGLMFSVGCIRAQVCHTNKCPVGVATTDPKLQKGLSIEEKKYRVCNYILSLREGLFNLSAAAGIESPIHFHEKHIIFRQENGQTSEVPMFSDTQQSV, encoded by the coding sequence ATGACAACTACTTTAATTGTCATAGCCGCACTGCTAGTGATTTGTTTGATCGTACCCATCATTTTATTGATATGGATTTGGATGAGGGATGAAAAGCAAGAAGAACATTCTGTCCTGCGAAATTATCCGGTCATTGGAAAACTACGGTTCATTTTCGAAAAAATAGGACCTGAGCTTCGCCAATATCTCTTTCTCAATGATCGAGAGGAGCTTCCTTTTTCGAGAAGAGAATATGAGCAAGCCGTCATGTCTGGAAAGTACAACAGCCGGACGATGGGGTTTGGATCAAAACGTGATTTTGACAAGCCTGGTTATTACATTCGAAACGTTCTGTTTCCAAAACAGCGAAATGAATTACGAATTGATCAATCTGAAAAAATTCAAACAAAAGTGTATCAGATTGATCAAGATAATTTACTGCGAAGAAGCGAACATATCAAAGAAGTTGAAGCAAAACCTTATTATCTTCATGAAGAGGATGTACAAATCATTGGAGAAAAGACGTGTCGGAAACCTTTCCATGTAAAGGGACTGATTGGTCAATCCGCCATGAGCTATGGCTCCTTAGGCGACCGGGCGATTACGGCGCTATCCTCCGGATTGAAAATGGCCGGCGGCACGTGGATGAACACTGGTGAAGGCGGACTTTCCCCTTATCACCTCAAAGGCGGCGCCGATATCATTTGCCAGATTGGTCCAGGTCTATTTGGAGTCAGAACAGAGGATGGCGCATTTTCCTTCGAAGAATTTAAGAAAAAAAGTGAACATGAAGAAGTCAAAGCCTTTGAACTCAAGCTGGCACAAGGAGCGAAAACACGCGGCGGTCACATTGACGGAGAAAAAGTCACAGAAGAAATTGCGCATATCCGTAAATTACCGCCTCACCAATCGATTGACAGCCCGAACCGATTTGAGATGTTCAATTCCATTCCGGACATGTTTGATTTTATTGAACAACTGCGAAGTATAGGCGGAAAGCCCGTTGGAATCAAGCTTGTTGTCGGACATAAAGAAGACATTGAAGAGCTTTCCAGCTATATGAAAAAAAGCGGAAAGCACCCTGATTTCATTACAGTGGATGGCGGAGAAGGCGGCACAGGAGCTTCCTTTCATGAATTGGCCGATTCCGCAGGCCTGCCGATTTTCACCGCACTCCCAATGGTTCATCAAATATTGAAGGAATATGGTGTCAGAGATCAGCTCAAGCTGTTTGCTTCTGGCAAACTTCTCTCACCTGATAAAATTGCGATTGCCCTTTCAATGGGTGCTGACTTTGTAAATATCGCAAGAGGACTCATGTTTTCAGTCGGCTGCATTCGCGCGCAAGTATGTCACACGAATAAATGCCCAGTAGGAGTCGCCACGACTGATCCAAAGCTGCAAAAGGGGTTATCGATTGAAGAAAAGAAATACCGAGTATGCAATTATATCCTGTCTCTTAGAGAAGGTTTATTTAACTTATCCGCAGCTGCTGGTATTGAATCGCCCATTCATTTTCATGAAAAACATATTATCTTTAGACAAGAGAATGGCCAAACAAGCGAAGTGCCTATGTTCTCAGACACACAGCAGTCTGTCTAG
- a CDS encoding DUF2283 domain-containing protein → MKRTITYDQTIDIGYIYLIPPGIGTIKETIELDVNECVNADIDKEGRVAGLELFAEEAEVLKHPPVYEDELSLRFTDQEVLSTYHLSGIEFQFSTPDHNGLIGFTIVDPLRYNVKRKTRKNRFEWSKRFFQTIVSLH, encoded by the coding sequence TTGAAAAGAACCATCACATATGATCAAACGATCGACATCGGATACATCTATCTCATCCCGCCTGGAATCGGGACAATCAAAGAAACCATTGAATTAGACGTGAATGAATGTGTGAACGCAGACATCGACAAAGAGGGCCGAGTGGCTGGGCTGGAGTTATTTGCAGAAGAAGCCGAGGTTTTGAAGCACCCACCCGTTTATGAGGACGAGCTTTCATTACGTTTTACGGATCAGGAAGTTCTCTCAACCTATCATTTATCGGGCATTGAATTTCAATTCTCGACGCCTGATCACAATGGACTGATTGGTTTTACCATTGTCGATCCTCTTCGATATAACGTCAAAAGAAAGACAAGAAAAAACCGTTTTGAATGGTCAAAACGGTTTTTTCAAACTATTGTTTCACTTCATTAA
- a CDS encoding CamS family sex pheromone protein, whose amino-acid sequence MKKLLLLLTMLTLVLSACAPFGGKDEEEVTQKTDETKETAIIPMYNISDSYYKMVLPFKQGAARGLTAERLNTRLDIDEFEIGLMRLATESFNTNDYLFQEGQHLDEDTVLSWLARKKTGSDLKKAEKADKDFKNLGLNPALPNSGSTKSKNENSPIYLSSMLEHNYLIRKDKNSLQLGGVVIGLALNSVYYYRENIGDPQQEVTIDSSKNSKKLLAEGEKIAEQVIKRIRQMDGLQKVPVMIALYKQAPKSSIVPGNFIAKTDVKAGSADIGNWDTIKEENVFFPSNNAKSNYKDDSERFDRFKTKVEDYFPNYTGVVGKGFYKNGNLQKMKVEIPMQFYGKTEVVAFTQYLTGEVMDYYKSTNIEINITSSDQQEALITKNAEDKEPIVHIYD is encoded by the coding sequence TTGAAAAAGTTGTTATTGCTGCTGACAATGCTCACACTGGTACTGTCAGCGTGTGCACCTTTTGGGGGAAAGGACGAGGAAGAGGTCACACAAAAAACGGATGAAACGAAGGAAACAGCGATCATCCCCATGTACAATATCTCTGACTCCTATTACAAAATGGTGCTGCCGTTTAAACAAGGGGCTGCAAGAGGATTAACAGCAGAGCGTCTCAATACACGCTTGGATATTGATGAATTTGAAATAGGACTCATGCGCCTGGCAACAGAGTCATTTAATACAAACGACTATCTTTTCCAAGAAGGACAGCATTTAGATGAGGATACCGTTCTCAGCTGGCTCGCGCGCAAAAAAACAGGCAGTGATCTGAAAAAAGCTGAAAAAGCAGATAAAGACTTTAAGAACCTAGGCTTAAATCCTGCTCTTCCAAACTCAGGTTCAACAAAGTCAAAAAACGAAAATAGCCCAATATACTTATCTTCGATGCTAGAGCATAATTACTTAATTCGAAAAGACAAAAATAGCTTACAGCTTGGTGGAGTCGTCATTGGTCTTGCACTGAACTCTGTCTATTATTATCGTGAAAATATCGGTGATCCCCAGCAAGAGGTGACCATCGATTCATCGAAAAATTCAAAGAAACTCTTGGCAGAGGGCGAAAAAATCGCTGAGCAAGTGATCAAACGAATTCGTCAAATGGATGGTTTGCAAAAAGTGCCTGTCATGATTGCCCTTTATAAACAAGCGCCAAAATCGTCGATTGTACCAGGAAACTTTATCGCCAAAACCGATGTGAAAGCAGGCTCAGCTGATATCGGCAATTGGGATACGATCAAAGAAGAGAATGTATTCTTCCCTTCAAATAATGCGAAAAGTAACTACAAAGATGATTCAGAGCGATTTGACCGCTTCAAGACAAAGGTTGAAGACTACTTCCCGAATTACACTGGAGTGGTAGGAAAAGGTTTCTATAAAAACGGAAACCTGCAAAAAATGAAAGTAGAAATTCCAATGCAGTTCTACGGAAAAACGGAAGTCGTGGCTTTCACGCAATATTTAACAGGTGAAGTGATGGACTACTATAAGAGCACAAATATAGAAATTAACATCACATCTTCTGATCAACAAGAAGCCCTGATCACGAAAAATGCTGAAGACAAAGAACCTATCGTCCATATATATGACTAA
- the ligA gene encoding NAD-dependent DNA ligase LigA gives MDKEAAKRRIEELHQILNQYNYEYHTLDRPSVPDAEYDARMRELISLEEEHPDLKAADSPSQRVGGAVLDAFQKVRHGTPMLSLGNAFNEQDLLDFDRRVRQAVGDDIAYNVELKIDGLAVSLRYENGVFVRGATRGDGTTGEDITENLKTIRSIPLKINRPLSIEVRGEAFMPKPSFEALNEKRLQNEEEPFANPRNAAAGSLRQLDTKIAAKRNLDIFVYSIAELDEIGVETQSAGLDLLDELGFKTNKERRMCQTIEEVIDLIETLKTKRADFSYEIDGIVIKVDSLAQQEELGFTAKSPRWAVAYKFPAEEVVTKLLDIELSVGRTGVITPTAILEPVKVAGTTVQRASLHNEDLIKEKDIRLFDQVIVKKAGDIIPEVAGVLIDQRTGEEKPFHMPTECPECHSELVRIEGEVALRCINPECPAQIREGLIHFVSRNAMNIDGLGERVITQLFKEQLVSRVSDLYRLTKEELIQLERMGEKSVDNLLRSIEQSKENSLERLLFGLGIRFIGSKAAKTLAMHFEDIDQLKQATKDQLLEVDEIGEKMADAVVTYFEKEEILDLLNELKELGVNMNYTGPKPVKAEESDSYFAGKTIVLTGKLEEMSRNDAKTAIEALGGKLAGSVSKKTDLVIAGEAAGSKLTKAEELNIEIWDEAKMLEELKK, from the coding sequence ATGGATAAAGAAGCAGCGAAACGCCGGATCGAGGAACTGCACCAGATTTTGAATCAATACAACTACGAATATCATACACTTGATCGTCCAAGTGTTCCTGACGCTGAATATGATGCGCGGATGCGTGAGCTGATCTCTCTAGAGGAAGAACACCCTGATTTAAAAGCAGCCGATTCCCCCTCACAGAGAGTAGGGGGTGCTGTGTTAGATGCCTTCCAAAAAGTGCGTCACGGCACACCAATGCTCAGCCTCGGGAATGCGTTTAATGAACAGGACCTTCTTGATTTTGACCGCCGGGTTCGTCAAGCAGTCGGTGACGATATCGCATACAATGTCGAGCTGAAAATTGACGGACTCGCTGTTTCTCTCCGTTATGAAAATGGAGTGTTTGTCCGAGGTGCCACGCGTGGAGATGGGACAACGGGTGAGGATATTACAGAAAACCTAAAAACCATTCGCTCCATCCCGCTCAAAATCAATCGTCCTCTGTCGATTGAAGTGAGAGGGGAGGCATTTATGCCAAAACCTTCTTTTGAAGCATTAAATGAAAAAAGATTACAAAACGAAGAAGAGCCGTTTGCGAACCCGCGTAATGCGGCTGCGGGCTCACTTCGTCAGCTTGATACGAAAATTGCAGCGAAACGAAACCTTGATATCTTCGTCTACAGTATAGCGGAGCTTGATGAAATCGGTGTTGAAACGCAAAGCGCGGGACTCGACCTTCTCGACGAACTTGGCTTTAAAACCAACAAAGAAAGACGGATGTGCCAAACGATTGAAGAAGTGATTGATCTCATCGAAACACTGAAAACAAAGCGTGCCGATTTTTCTTATGAAATCGACGGAATTGTCATCAAGGTCGATTCCTTGGCTCAGCAGGAAGAGCTTGGCTTTACAGCAAAAAGTCCGCGCTGGGCTGTTGCGTACAAGTTCCCTGCAGAAGAAGTCGTGACGAAGCTGCTTGACATTGAACTGAGCGTGGGGCGTACAGGTGTTATCACACCAACAGCGATTCTTGAGCCTGTAAAAGTAGCAGGGACGACCGTGCAGCGTGCTTCTCTTCACAATGAAGATTTGATCAAAGAAAAGGATATTCGCCTATTTGATCAAGTGATTGTGAAAAAAGCGGGCGATATTATTCCGGAAGTCGCAGGCGTCCTGATCGATCAGCGTACAGGAGAAGAAAAGCCGTTTCACATGCCGACTGAATGCCCAGAGTGTCATAGTGAGCTGGTGAGAATTGAAGGAGAAGTCGCCCTGCGATGCATCAATCCTGAATGTCCCGCACAAATACGTGAAGGACTCATACACTTTGTTTCTCGTAATGCGATGAACATCGATGGTCTTGGCGAGCGTGTTATTACACAGCTTTTCAAAGAACAGCTTGTGTCTCGTGTGTCAGACCTTTACCGATTAACGAAAGAAGAGCTCATTCAGCTCGAACGAATGGGCGAGAAATCTGTCGATAATTTACTGCGTTCGATTGAGCAATCGAAAGAAAACTCTCTTGAGCGTTTACTGTTTGGTCTCGGCATTCGATTTATTGGTTCTAAAGCGGCGAAAACCTTAGCGATGCATTTCGAGGACATCGATCAATTAAAGCAAGCGACAAAAGACCAATTACTCGAGGTTGACGAAATTGGTGAAAAAATGGCCGATGCAGTCGTCACTTACTTTGAGAAAGAAGAAATATTGGATCTGCTAAATGAACTTAAAGAACTTGGGGTCAATATGAACTACACAGGGCCTAAGCCGGTGAAAGCAGAAGAAAGTGATTCCTACTTTGCAGGAAAAACAATCGTGCTTACAGGGAAATTAGAAGAAATGTCTCGAAACGATGCAAAGACAGCGATCGAAGCATTGGGCGGCAAATTAGCAGGTAGTGTGAGTAAAAAAACAGACTTAGTCATTGCCGGAGAAGCAGCTGGTAGTAAACTGACAAAAGCAGAAGAACTCAATATTGAAATTTGGGACGAAGCTAAAATGCTTGAGGAGCTAAAGAAATAA
- a CDS encoding heptaprenylglyceryl phosphate synthase translates to MYDVTEWKHVFKLDPNKEISDEQLETICESGTDAILIGGSDNVTEDNVLQLMSKVRRFLVPCVLEISTHEMIVPGFDLYFIPAVLNSSHPDWIVGLHKDAMKEYGDLMSMEEIVPEGYVILNKDCKAAKLTEANTALDIDDVRAYARVAEHLMKLPIFYLEYSGTLGDIELVKETKAVLHETVLFYGGGIENAEQAKGFAQHADVVVVGNVIYDNFKEALKTVDAVKKSS, encoded by the coding sequence ATGTATGATGTTACCGAGTGGAAGCATGTCTTTAAACTCGATCCAAATAAAGAGATTTCCGATGAACAGCTAGAAACGATTTGCGAATCTGGTACGGATGCCATATTGATTGGCGGCAGTGACAATGTGACAGAGGACAACGTGCTCCAATTGATGTCAAAGGTCCGCCGGTTTCTTGTGCCATGTGTGCTTGAAATATCAACACATGAGATGATTGTGCCGGGCTTCGATCTGTATTTCATCCCGGCCGTATTAAACAGCTCTCATCCTGATTGGATTGTTGGGCTTCATAAGGATGCGATGAAGGAATACGGTGATTTGATGTCAATGGAAGAGATTGTGCCAGAAGGATATGTGATCTTGAACAAAGATTGTAAAGCGGCCAAGCTCACAGAGGCAAATACAGCGCTGGATATAGATGATGTAAGGGCATATGCAAGAGTGGCAGAGCATTTGATGAAACTGCCCATTTTTTATCTAGAATACAGCGGGACGCTTGGAGACATAGAGCTTGTCAAAGAAACAAAAGCAGTGCTTCACGAAACGGTTCTTTTTTATGGCGGCGGCATTGAGAACGCAGAGCAGGCAAAAGGCTTTGCACAGCATGCAGACGTGGTCGTTGTAGGGAACGTCATTTACGACAATTTCAAAGAAGCGTTAAAGACAGTCGACGCAGTCAAAAAGTCATCATAG
- the pcrA gene encoding DNA helicase PcrA: MNEISNHLLEGLNDAQKEAVKATDGPLLLMAGAGSGKTRVLTHRIAYLMAEKHVAPWNILAITFTNKAAREMRERVQAILGPGADDIWISTFHSMCVRILRRDIDRIGVNRNFSILDTSDQLSVIKNILKERNIDPKKFDPRSILGSISSAKNELIDAEEYAKTAGDFYDQVVSDVYTDYQKRLLKNQSLDFDDLIMMTIRLFERIPEVLEHYQRKFQYIHVDEYQDTNRAQYMLVKLLAQRFQNICVVGDSDQSIYRWRGADITNILSFEKDYPSSEVILLEQNYRSTKRILHAANTVIQNNANRKPKNLWTENDEGAKIAYYRADNEFGEGQFVAGKIHQLHQSGKRKLSDFAILYRTNAQSRVIEETLLKSNIQYNIVGGTKFYDRKEIKDILAYLRLVANPDDDISFARIVNVPKRGIGATSVDKIAAYAEMNDLSMFEALGQVDFIGLSARAANALDEFKQLIDQMTNMQEYLSVTELTEEILEKTGYREALKVEKTIEAQSRLENIDEFLSVTKNFEEQNEDKSLVTFLTDLALVADIDKLDENEEEDQDAVILMTLHAAKGLEFPVVFLMGMEEGVFPHSRSLMEDAEMEEERRLAYVGITRAEEELYLSSAKMRTLFGRTNMNLESRFIREIPADLLDNLNEKKEKKTPFGQTRERPQRRGPVSRPQTQTIQNTGAGSIGWAVGDKAAHKKWGVGTVVSVKGSGDSTELDIAFPSPTGIKRLLAAFAPIEKQ; encoded by the coding sequence ATGAATGAAATATCGAATCATCTATTAGAAGGGCTGAATGACGCGCAGAAAGAAGCAGTCAAAGCAACAGACGGTCCGCTATTACTGATGGCAGGAGCAGGAAGTGGTAAAACACGGGTGCTCACACATCGAATTGCATACTTAATGGCAGAAAAGCATGTCGCTCCGTGGAACATTTTAGCGATTACGTTTACGAATAAAGCAGCACGTGAAATGCGTGAACGTGTCCAAGCCATTTTAGGGCCTGGCGCAGATGACATTTGGATTTCTACGTTTCACAGCATGTGTGTCCGAATTTTAAGACGCGATATTGACCGCATTGGTGTGAATCGCAACTTCTCCATATTAGACACATCTGATCAGCTTTCCGTGATTAAAAACATTTTAAAAGAACGAAATATTGATCCTAAAAAGTTCGACCCACGCAGTATTTTAGGATCAATCAGCAGTGCAAAAAACGAACTCATTGATGCAGAGGAATACGCAAAAACAGCCGGTGATTTCTATGATCAAGTAGTCAGCGACGTCTATACAGATTATCAAAAACGATTACTCAAAAACCAATCACTCGATTTTGATGATTTGATTATGATGACGATCCGTCTGTTTGAACGCATCCCTGAAGTATTAGAGCATTACCAGAGGAAGTTCCAATACATTCATGTCGATGAGTATCAGGATACAAACAGAGCGCAGTACATGCTTGTGAAGCTGCTCGCTCAGCGTTTTCAAAATATTTGTGTCGTCGGTGACTCAGACCAGTCCATCTATCGCTGGCGCGGAGCGGATATCACAAACATTCTTTCCTTTGAAAAAGACTATCCGTCCAGTGAAGTGATTCTGCTTGAGCAAAATTACAGATCGACGAAACGCATTTTGCATGCCGCAAATACGGTCATACAAAACAATGCGAATCGTAAACCAAAAAACCTTTGGACAGAAAATGATGAAGGAGCAAAGATTGCCTATTACCGTGCAGATAATGAATTCGGCGAGGGACAATTTGTCGCTGGAAAGATTCATCAGCTTCATCAAAGCGGAAAGCGTAAATTATCCGATTTTGCGATCCTCTATCGAACCAATGCTCAGTCCCGTGTCATAGAGGAAACATTATTGAAGTCAAACATTCAATACAACATTGTCGGCGGTACGAAGTTCTATGACAGAAAAGAGATCAAGGACATTTTGGCGTACTTACGACTTGTGGCAAATCCAGATGACGATATTAGTTTTGCGCGAATTGTCAACGTACCAAAGCGCGGAATCGGAGCCACATCTGTTGATAAAATTGCGGCATATGCAGAGATGAATGACCTGTCTATGTTTGAAGCGCTTGGTCAGGTAGATTTCATTGGACTGAGTGCGAGGGCAGCCAATGCTCTTGATGAGTTTAAACAGCTCATTGATCAAATGACGAACATGCAGGAGTATTTATCTGTCACAGAATTAACAGAAGAGATCCTCGAGAAAACAGGCTATCGTGAAGCGCTTAAGGTCGAAAAAACGATTGAAGCACAAAGCCGCTTAGAAAATATTGATGAGTTTCTATCTGTCACAAAGAATTTTGAAGAACAAAATGAAGACAAATCACTTGTGACCTTCCTGACGGATCTCGCCCTCGTCGCAGACATTGATAAGCTGGATGAAAATGAGGAAGAAGATCAGGATGCCGTCATCTTAATGACCCTTCACGCCGCAAAAGGTCTAGAATTCCCTGTTGTTTTCTTAATGGGGATGGAGGAAGGTGTCTTCCCGCACAGCCGTTCATTGATGGAAGATGCCGAGATGGAAGAAGAACGCCGCCTTGCATACGTAGGCATCACACGGGCTGAAGAAGAGCTTTATTTATCAAGTGCTAAAATGAGAACATTATTCGGCCGGACGAACATGAACCTTGAATCAAGATTCATTAGAGAAATACCAGCCGATTTATTGGACAACCTAAATGAGAAAAAAGAAAAGAAAACACCGTTTGGCCAAACAAGAGAAAGACCGCAAAGACGGGGCCCTGTCTCTCGTCCGCAAACTCAAACCATTCAAAACACAGGTGCCGGCAGTATTGGCTGGGCTGTGGGCGATAAAGCAGCCCATAAAAAATGGGGCGTTGGAACGGTCGTGAGTGTGAAAGGCAGCGGAGACAGCACAGAGCTTGATATTGCGTTCCCAAGCCCTACAGGCATTAAGCGGCTCCTCGCAGCATTTGCGCCAATCGAGAAGCAATAA
- a CDS encoding MFS transporter, with product MKNKSFYFLLGGQTLANFGDSLYVLVLTILTYQLTNSTLIASMVAVSQFVGQALGAILIPFFMYQLKLKRLIIYLQICQITFFGCLIFIYILQLSTFSIPLFFIIVFLLSLIDGGTIPVRNSMIPRLVEKHFLLKANSYILTSDQIVLLLGWLLGGLFIGILGPQFLLLTTLVLYSLSLISMLFIIDTGAAAKQEKQSESFGARVFSGWKLMYEKPTIRTLTILEMLSMCGRSIWTGAIILVYVTEVLHQPATWWGFINASYFGGTILGGLLVLRFAKHVEQRLFDHIFYSSVIVAVLTLCLGLNHSAWLSLLFVFLLGPAFQLRSISIRTYVQDTLSQIELPKILSAQHTLSTFIYGMSILIMSTMTDLFGARVVFFINVVLFTVSAFLASRLKNEQI from the coding sequence ATGAAAAACAAATCATTTTACTTTTTATTAGGGGGTCAAACCCTAGCTAATTTTGGGGATTCACTATATGTCCTCGTTCTTACCATCCTGACGTATCAATTAACAAATTCTACGCTGATTGCTTCAATGGTAGCCGTCTCGCAGTTTGTTGGACAAGCACTTGGAGCGATACTCATCCCTTTCTTTATGTATCAGCTTAAGCTAAAAAGGCTCATTATCTATTTGCAAATTTGTCAAATTACTTTCTTCGGCTGCTTAATTTTCATTTATATTCTACAACTATCAACATTTTCTATTCCTCTTTTTTTTATCATTGTATTTCTACTTTCTTTGATAGATGGAGGAACCATTCCTGTTCGAAATTCAATGATTCCACGTTTAGTAGAAAAGCACTTTTTACTAAAAGCCAATAGCTATATCTTAACTTCTGATCAAATTGTCCTTTTACTAGGCTGGCTTTTAGGAGGACTATTTATTGGCATTCTAGGACCACAATTTTTACTTTTGACGACACTTGTTTTATACAGTTTGTCGCTCATATCCATGCTCTTTATCATCGATACTGGAGCTGCGGCTAAACAAGAGAAACAGTCTGAATCATTTGGTGCAAGGGTCTTTTCAGGCTGGAAGCTCATGTATGAGAAGCCGACAATTCGAACATTAACGATTTTAGAAATGCTTTCCATGTGCGGCAGAAGTATTTGGACTGGTGCCATTATCCTTGTCTATGTTACAGAAGTCTTACACCAGCCTGCCACATGGTGGGGCTTTATTAACGCAAGCTATTTTGGCGGAACCATTCTAGGCGGCCTGCTCGTGCTGCGGTTTGCAAAGCATGTGGAACAGCGTTTGTTTGATCACATTTTTTACAGCTCGGTGATCGTTGCCGTGTTGACCCTATGCTTAGGGCTGAATCATTCAGCTTGGCTGAGTTTGTTATTTGTCTTTTTGTTAGGCCCAGCCTTTCAGCTTCGCAGCATTTCCATTCGCACATATGTACAAGATACACTGAGTCAAATTGAATTGCCTAAAATACTATCAGCTCAACATACACTATCAACTTTTATATACGGAATGTCCATCCTCATTATGAGCACCATGACCGATCTCTTTGGGGCAAGAGTCGTCTTTTTTATAAACGTTGTCCTGTTTACTGTGTCGGCTTTCCTAGCGTCTAGATTAAAAAATGAACAAATTTAG